In the genome of Arachis stenosperma cultivar V10309 chromosome 2, arast.V10309.gnm1.PFL2, whole genome shotgun sequence, the window CAATGCATACATCTTTGTGGGCTTATCTCCACTATGTCAGCCAAGCTCCAACCAATTGCCTTTTTATACTTTCTCGAGGAAGAAGGGGTTTCAAGTCCTCCCTTACTTCTTAGTGTGCTtgttgatgcgtgagcatcttttctatcttttattagaaatttagatatgaatttgttgagtttttatgcaattttagTGTTTTAGACCATcatgaatgctactttgagttgtacTGTTATTTTGTTGATTTCAGGTAAAATTTGAGCGAGTTTCATAGAGTTCATGcagaagaaaaaggagaaaattGTTGCTGTCAAGCTGACGTTAAACGCCACTacctggcgtttagcgccacaAGCCTCGTACTTTGTGCAAGCATTTTGTGAAGCTGGCGCTAAATGCCATGACCTGGCATTTAGCACCAGGTGCCTCGTAACTCATGCCATGATTCTGCGAAGGTGATGCTAAACGCCATTACCTGGCATTTAGCGCCAAGTGTCTAGAAACATTAGATATGCATTCTGTTTGGTGGCGCTAAATGCCACTGCTCAGTGTTTATCGCCAGGCCCATATGCGCCAAGTGTCTAGAAACATTGGAGATGCATTCTGTTTGGTGGCGCTAAATGCCACTGCTCGGTGTTTAGCGCCATGCCCATGTTAAACAATTCCATGGAAgacattttttgtttttttatttaatttttaaagtaagaaaatataattattagggtttttaaaattttaattttagatcaattaggattagatataaaaggtgAAAAGATTAAGCCCTCCgggctcttctcttcttcttcttcctcattctgcAATTTACACTTTTAGAACTCAAGATTTTTCTCTGAGTCATGaacaactaaacctccattgttaaggttaggagctctgtttattttaATAGATTAATACTATTGTCATTCTACTCTTAATCAATGCACTAATTTACATTCAAGGAATgatttcgttcttcatcctagGAATTAGAGTATATTGGAAGATAAATCTTTTTCTATTTGAATTCTTGTTGAATCTTAGAAAAGTTATATCACTATAATTAAAGCTTGAAATCAATTTCTCACAACTCTctaattatttgaatttaatgcgatacgtgacatataatcgtCTTATCTTTGGGTGCTTAGGGTTTGTGTGGCTCATAAACTAGAATTGGACTTAAccttctaatttaaattaagtgaccaagaaaTTCACGGTTGATTGGATTAGAAGAGATTAAATTaataaggaattagggtttaatcACCTAAAGTTTACTATGAATTGAATCTTTGCATGATTAAAGTAGTTGATAAGAATTGTTAATCCAGAAATTTAAACATCTCCAAAGCCTTAACTATTTCTCATATTATTTTCACCAACCAATCACTGTTTGCTTCCTCACATTTTCTAATTTACTATTTTATGCTATTTGAACTTGAAACCGCTCAATTTATCTTGTCTGACTAGCCTAATCACTTAATTATTGTTGCTCAGTCTAttaatccttgtgggatcgatactcactcacctgagttattacttggtacgactcggtgcacttgccgattaGGTGGTGGGGTACTCTCATCATGATCATCAACTTCCCCCACACTTAGACTTTTATCAGTGCTCAAGTGTTCATAGAGTTCATCTTGGACTTCTGCACATCTTCAACAATAATGTCACATCGAAGGATTGAATGTTTCTCTTGTGGATGCCTCATAGCTTCATCTAGATTGAATTTCACCATTCTATCATCAACTTCAAAGGAATAAGAAGTAGAAAAGACGTCAAGCTTGAACCTTGAGGTTTTAGAAAAGGCCTCCcaagaaaaatagaagagggTCTTCCTTGATCATTGGGAGGCATCTCTAAGATATAGATATCAACTGGGAAAACTAAGTCATTAATGTTCAATAGCACATCCTCCGCAATGCCTACCACCGAAATGATGCTTTTATTTGCTAAAACAAACTTAGCGGCTGATATTTTCAATAGTGAGAGGTTCAACTTGTCaaaactgagaaggcatgataCTTACACAACACTTAGGTCACACATACAATCTTCCAATCAGACACCTCCAATCACACAAGAAACAAAACATGGCCCTGGATCACCATACTTTTCCGAAATATCACTCATTAAAGAGGAAATGGAGCTACCCAAAGTAATAGTTTCCAATTCACTAATTTTTTCTTTGTGTGTACACAAATCTTtgaaaaatttagaatatttaGGAACATTTTGGATGACATCAAAAAGAGGAATGGTTACCGCAACTTTCTTGAAGATTTGTACCATATTGAGGTCCAATTCCACATTCTTCTTACCCTTCTTGACCACCAGTGGAAAAGGGATTGGAATTGGTTCTCCAAGGATGGTCTTCGTTTTAGGCTCCTTCGGCTTCACTAGttcctcctctttcttttcaACATCTTCCTTTTCATCTTCCTCTAAGTCTACCACCTCAACAACTTCTTTTTCGTGAACATCCTCCTTAACAAATGTAGGCTTGGGGGCACTCTCATCAAGTGTTGTTTCTGACCTTAGGGTAATGACATTAATGCCACCATTGGGGTTGGGAAGTGGTTGAGAGGGCATCTGATgaacggatattttatacgctttttggcatcattttcatatagtttttattatttttgtttatgttttactctattttcataggttttagtgaaaaattcatatttttggattctactttgagtttgtgtgttttatgatgatttcaggtattttctggctgaaattgaggagctttgtaaaaagtctgattcagagacagagaaaggactgcagatgctgtcaaaagtccaaatggcgcgctcttaacggctatggaaagctaaaatccagggctttccagaaatatataatagtccacactttTATCTGAAAATGAAAGTCCAAAACTGCCGTTCAACGCTAGTACTCCACCCTCTTCCTGGCATTGGACGCCCAAGAGGGAACAGCTGGCATCCATCGCCAAAACAAGAGTTCCAAGCTGGTGTTCAACGCTCATAAGGGAGTACCAACTCATGGCTTTACCTTAGCTcggcccaaacactcaccaagtgggcctgaaaagtggatttttgcactacaagactagtttatcttatttctgtaattcttagttatcagattagtatatataggaggaGATCACCCTTGATCCGCCAATCTTCTTCCCCCACTTTACAATCAAACATTACCTTATGTACAGTATGAGTCAATAACCTCCTAGGTTAATgttaggagctctgttgatTCTTATGGATTAAAAATATCACTATTCTATTTCAATCTATGCTTGATTCCATTCTAAGATGCAtctttattcttcatcctaatgaATTGGGAGTGTAACTTGAATGTCATCCCTATTCACATGGGTTCTTGCGAGTCCTTGATGGGATAGTACTGAATCATatgcttgattatacatctcttagacggctaatccacggcATCATTGGAGACTTCTCGAAACATCAGTCAGCCGAGGTGTGGGGTAATTAgggcctttgtggtataggctagaaccaaagaagcagcattctctgatccgaAAAATCTGACCTTATTTATGGCGTTTTGAATAGGATCACCAAGGGAATGGactgctagagcttcacccccgttcagattggatgaccGCTGACCCGGCATTTGATCTGAAGTATAGGAGATTAATTACCACTGACCCAGCGTTAATCATATACAACCTGTCATGGAATGAATCTATCAAAAGTTGGAGTAGATGGTAAGAAAAGTTGATCCAGAAGGAAGAAGCGTTTCCGAAGCCTCAACTGTTCTCCTACCATTGATTTCACACCTATCTAgtaacattttatttatttatctattttatgcGTTTTCCGTGACAAACTATATTTTCTacccgcctgactaagatctgcaagataaccattgcttgctcaaaccaacaatctccgtgggatcgaccctcactcacctgaggtattacttagaGGATCCGGTGCACTTGCTAGTCTATCTGTGCAAAACGTGCGGAGCCagtttcgtgcaccaagtttttggtgccgtcgTCGGGGATTGTTTGGATTTGACAAACTACCAGATTGGATTAGGTACTTTTTAAGGTCTGTTTGCTCTCTTgtttgtgtcttttgttttctttcaaaaagattttttaaaaccTTTATCTATTTTTgaccatttatttttttttgattttcttgttttgagtcttacctgtttcttgtttctttttcaaaaaagtttttaaaattttttcttttctgtggtaatctttgtttttggtttgagtcttgtgtcaatccttaagtttggtgtccccttCTTATCTTTCGTCCCTTTGGTACTGTTGGTCTGTCTTTTCttcaaattttagaaaattgttcttgtttttttctTCTTGGTATTCGAACTGTTCTTGTTACTTTCTTTTGTTTGATGTCTTTTGGTGTTTTTATTGCAAATTTTGAAATATTAGTGTCTTGGCTTttgaaattttaagtttggtgtgtttttgtatttttcttttcttaaattttcgaaaaagtgttATTGAGTGTTCTTCATTGTGTTTGAATTGTTGTTggtgtttttctttgtttgattttaaaatttttaagtttggtatcctttttgtgttttttcttcaaaaattttgaaaatcataacccttgatttcaaaattttttaagtttggtgtttccttGTTAAgtaaagtttaatttttaaattttaaaaatcctatctcttcaaatctttttcaaattcttatcgtatcttatttttttaaaaatcttttcaaatctttatcttagctttttatctttctttgaattttagaaagatcccatcttatcttatttttaaattttaaaatttaaatttcaaaatctttatcttatcttaaagaatttcaaaataaaatctttttcaaaattcaaattcaaaaattctcaaaatcaaatcttttcaaatcttatctttctagattcttgatctttaaaatttcaaatttgaattttaaatctttaaattttaattttcaaaatctcaaatttaaatttcaaatcttttaaattttaaaattttaaatcttatctgAACTAGTTTGTctctttcttttaaattttaaatttcaaatgttttctttcttttcaaattcaaatttcaaatgtTTTTGTCTGACTTTctctttttgaattttaaaattttcaaaatcaaatctgttatctttctttttatatCTTGTTAGTTAATTGTTTGTTTGtctttttgaatttaaaaaacttttaaatccctttctttctaatttttttattttatttttgaattttctaattaatttttctatttctatttattattttcaaagataaaaataattaaatttttaaatttcttttttctctttaattttcgaattctccctcttTATTCTCTTCTATTTCTTTTGGATATCTCACTGGGAGCTCcctatactgtgacataaagACTCCAATTTTTCTTTGTCTCTTATTTATGTGTGCAGGAACACCGAAGTCACTGTGGATCCAAAGGGGAATACACGAATCGGAAGACCTCTGGGTTCCTATACATTTGACACTCCTATTGACTCAAATGACTTTAAGGTCAACTTAGACCAGGTCCTGCTATTACGGCAAAAGTGTCAGTTTCATGGAAACCCACAGGAAGACCCCAGTAAGTTCATCTCTGACTTCCTGCAGTTCTGTGAGACTGTAGAGGTCAATGGAGTGGACCTTGAAGTCCCCAGACTAAAACTCTTCCTATTTGCTTTGAGTGATCAAGCAAATGAATGGTGGCATATTGAACTTAGCAAAAGTGTGAATACCTGGGATAAGGTTGTTAACAAATTCCTGAACAGGTTCTCTCTGTCACAGAGATTAACTAAGCTAGTGATAGATGTTCAGATCTTCAGGCAAAAGGAGAGCGAGTCCGTCCAGGACGCTTGGGACAGGTACAAGCTGATGTTCAGAAATTGTCCACTCCATATGTTCTCAGGATGGGGCAAGACGATCATCTTCTGTGAATCCATCTCTGAGATAGCCAGGAAGACAGTAGATCACTTTGCAGGTGGTTTTCTGTACTTTATAGAGACACACGAAGAGGCAGATGAGCTCATTGAGATAGCTGCCAACAACTAGCACTTATACTCATGTGAAGAGACCCCAATTAAGATAGAAGTTATAAACATAGAGACTGTAGCCACACCCCCTGCTGAGATTTATAATGCTCCTAGTGATATGAGTGGTAACTACCCTTAAGAAGACACTTACACCCATGACTAGTGGACACTTGAGCAGgttaatattccttttactgAGTTGTTTGAGGAGGTGTATCCCTATAGGGCCTTTACAGAAAGCTTGATGCTCTCTGGGAAGGAGACCTTAAAAGAAGGTGGAATAGTAGTCTTCACCAAGGAGGCCAAACTTTAGGAGCCTCCTACTGAGGGACTGAAGGCAATTAAGGACCAGAAGGTCCTGAGAATGCCATTGAGCACGCCCTTGCAGAGGAGAAGGAACCTCAAGTTGAATCTTCTCTGGGCATGCAAGAGGAGCATGTGATTACCACAGAGCACGCCCTTGCAGAGGTAAAAGAGTCTCAAGAGCTACCTTTTCTAAGCATGCAAAAGAACCAGAAGATGAGCAACTGGCTCATTTCCTATCAGTACTCAAGAAGCTGCAAGTCTATATCTCTTTTTTAGAGGTATTAGAAAAGAAGACCCCTTATATAGTCTGTCTAAAAGGaattcttttttaaaagaatGACCTAAGGGGAGATGAGATTATGGTACTGACCAAAGAGTGCAGTCCTTTAGTCCAGAATGAACTACCAAGGAAGATGCCAAATCTAGAGAGCTTTTGGATTCTATGCACTATTGGAAAGATCACTCTTGACAAAGCCTTGTATGATCTTGGCTTAAGTTTGAATCTGATACCTTCatctgtgatgaagaagctaGGAATCCAAGAGGCACAAGCAACAAGGATTACCATACAAATGAATGACCAGTCTTTGAGGCAAGCACACGAGCTAGTGGAGACCGTACTGGTAAATGTTGGAAAGATCTTCTTCCCTGCAGGTTTTAACATGGGAGAGGATGCGAATGACTCCATCATTCTCGAAACCTCACTCTTGGCCACTAAAGGAGCCCTGATAGATGTTGAGCAAAGAGAGAAAGCATTAAGGTTGTATGAGGACTAGATGGTGTTCAGGGTTCTTAACCCTCCATTACCCCTTGACAAGGGAGGCACTTGCATAAAGGATTCAGCATTCAAGCTTCCTCCCTTGGATGGAACCAATTCAACCCCCACCACTAAACGTAAGTTTGGTGTCGGGTATGCACTATCAACTAAAGAAGAGggttggtgcgcgaaattgtgaactatactttttcacaactctcataatccctggtaatggctccaaaaacgtggtagcccaataccatggcattacacaacttcgcacaactaaccagcaagtgcactgggtcgtccaagtaataaaccttacgtgagtaagggtcgatcccacggagattgttagtattgaagcaagctatggtcatcttgtaaatcttagtcaggcaaactcagatatatatggtgatgaacgaaaataatataaaagataaagatagtgatacttatgtaattcattggtaggaacttcagataagcgcatgaagatgccttcccttccgtctctctgctttcctactgtcttcatccaacccttcttactcctttccatggcaagctcgtatagggtctcactgttgtcagcagctacctcccatcctcgcagtgaaagctaatgcacacactctgtcacagtgctgccaatcaccggtgtggttccctcccctaccggaatagaataactcttttgcgtctgtcactaacgcccagtaggttacaggtttgaagcacgtcacagtcattcaatcattgaatcctactcagaataccacagacaaggttagaccttccggattctcttgaatgctgccatcagttcttgcctataccacgaagactctgatctcacggaatggttggctcgtttgtcaggcgagcactcggttgtcaggcgatcaaccatgcatcgtgcaatcaggaatccaagagatattcaccaagcctcaaatgcttgtagaacaagagtggttgtcagtcactttgttcatgagtgagaatggtgatgggcgtcaatcatcaccttcatcatgttgaagaacaagtgatatcttggataaagaacaagcggaatttgaatgaaagaacaatagtaattgcattaatactcgaggtacagcagagctccacaccttaatctatggtgtgtagaaactccaccgttgaaaatacataagcataaggtctaggcatggccgaatggccagcctcccaatgatctaagaactaaaatatccaaagatgatctagagatctaaaagtgatccaaagatttctatacaatagtaaaaggtcctacttataagaaactagtagcctagggtgtacagaaatgagtaaatgacataaaaatcctcttccgggcccacttggtgtgtgcttgggctgagcaatgaagcaatttcgtgtagagactcttcttggagttaaacgccagctttggtgccagtttgggcgtttaactcccatttgggtgccagttccagcgtttaacgctgggattccttgaggtgactttgaacgccggtttgggccatcaaatcttgggcaaagtatggactattatatattgctggaaagcccaggatgtctactttccaacgccgttgagagcgcgccaattgggcttctgtagctccagaaaatccacttcgaatgcagggaggtcagaatccaacagcatctgcagtcctttttggtctcagaatcagatttttgctcaagtccctcaatttcagccagaaaatacctgaaatcacagaaaaacacacaaactcatagtaaagtccagaaaagtgaattttaattaaaaactaataaaaatatactaaaaactaactatatcatatcaaaaacatactaaaaacaatgccaaaaagtatacaaattatccgctcatcacaacaccaaacttaaattgttgcttgtcctcaagcaactgaaaatcaaataagataaaaagaagagaatatgcaatgaattccaaaaacatctgtgaagatcagtattaatcagatgagcggggcttttaactttttgcctccgaacagttttggcatctcactctatcctttgaaatccagaatggttggcttctttaggaacttagaatccagatagtgttaatgattctcttagtaaagtatgatgattcttgaacatagctatttattgagtcttggctgtggcccaaagcactctgtcttccagtattaccaccggatacatacatgccacagacacataattgggtgaaccttttcagattgtgactcagctttgctaaagtccccaattagaggtgtccagggttcttaagcacactcttattgccttggatcacaactcttattcctttctctttttttttcgttttttttttgaaatgctttttcttgcttcaagaatcattttattgatttttcagatcctcagtaacatgtctcctttttcatcattctttcaagagccaacattcatgaaccacaaattcaaaagacatatgcactgtttaagcatacattcagagaacaaaaatattgccaccacatcaaaataattaaactattataaaattcaaaattcatgcaattctttcttttatcaattaggcacgtttttattgaagaaaggtgatggattcataggacattcataactttaaggcatagacactaagatactaatgatcacaagacacaaacatggataaacataagcattaaaattcgaaaaaaacagaagaacaataacaaggaaatcaaagaacgggtccaccttagtgatggcggctctttcttgctcttgaagatcctatggagtgcttgagctcctcaatgtctcttccttgtctttgttgctcctccctcatgattctttgatcttctctaatttcatgaaggatgatggagtgttcttgatgctccaccctcagttgtcccatgttggaacttagttctcctagggaggtgttagttgctcccaatagttttgtggaggaaagtgcatcccttgagatatctcagggatctcatgatgagtgagatctcttgtgtactccatccttttcttggtgatgggcttgtccccatcaatgggaatgtctccctctatgtcaactccaattgaataacagaggtgacaaatgagatgaggaaaggctaaccttgccaaggtggaggtcttgtccgccaccttatagagttcttgggctataacctcatgaacctctatttcttctccaatcatgatactatggatcatgatggcccggtctatggtaaggatgctcatctccttgcatcataggcaagttgaacgccaccctcacactctccggactaaaatccaagtatttcccccgaaccatagtgagataattctttggattcgggttcacactttggtcatggttctttgtgatccatgcattggcatagaactcttgaaccatcaagattccgacttgttgaatggggttggtaagaacttcccaacctcttcttcggatctcatggcggatctccggatattcaccctttttgagtgaaaaggggacctcggagatcaccttcttcaaggccacaacttcatagaagtgatcttgatgcacccttgagaggaatctatccatctcccatgactcggaggtggaagcttttgccttccctttcctctttttagaggtttctccggccttggatgccataaatggttatggaaaaacaaaaaagcaacgcttttaccacaccaaacttaaaatgtttgctcgtcctcgagcaaaagaagaaagaagagagtagaagaagaagaaatgaggaagagggggatgGTGGTGTGTttggccaagaagggtaagaaagggggtttaggttgtgtgaaaagtggtttgaatttgaagggtgaggttggtggggttttatgaaggatggatgtgagtggtgaagagaaagatgggatttgataggtgaggggtttttggggaagaggtgttgaggtgattggtgaatgggggaagaagagagagagtgatggtagggtcctatggggtccacagatcctgtagtgtcaaggaaaagtcatccctgcactaaatgttgctcaaaatcacgttttgagccatttttggcgttaaacgccgggctggtgcccattcctggcgtttaacgccaggttgttgccctttactggcgtttaacgccagtctggtgcccctttctggcgttaaacgcccagaatggtgccagactgggcgttaaacgcccaacagctagcattactggcgtttgaacgccagtttcttctcctccagggtgtgctatttttcttcctgtttttcattctgtttttgcttttttcattgtttttgtgacttcttatgatcatcaacctacaaaaaagataaaataacaaaagaaaataattaattataaaacattgggttgcctcccaacaagcgcttctttaatgtcattagcttgacagagggctctcatggagcctcagaaatgctcagaaccgtgttgaaacctcccaacaccaaacttagagtttgaatgtggggtttcaacaccaaacttagagtttggttgtagcctcccaacaccaaacttagagtttgactgtgggggctctgtttggctctgttttgagaggagctcttcatgcttcctctccatgatgacagagggatatccttggaccttaaacaccaaggatttttcattcacttgaatgattaactctcctctgtcaacatcaatcacagcctttgctgtggctaggaagggtctgccaaggatgatggattcatccatgcacttcccagtctctaagactatgaaatcagtaggaatgtactggtcttcaactttaaccagaacatcctctacaagtccatgggcttgttttcttgagttgtctgccatctctaatgagatttttgcagcttgcacctctaagatccctaatttctccattacagagaggggcatgaggttcacacttgaccctaagtcacacaaggccttcttgaaggtcatggtgcctatggtacaaggtatagaaaacttcccaggatcctgcctcttttgaggcagtttctgcctagacaagtcatccagttctttggtgagcaagggaggttcatcctcccaagtctcatttccaaataacttgtcatttag includes:
- the LOC130963048 gene encoding uncharacterized protein LOC130963048, with the protein product MVLTKECSPLVQNELPRKMPNLESFWILCTIGKITLDKALYDLGLSLNLIPSSVMKKLGIQEAQATRITIQMNDQSLRQAHELVETVLVNVGKIFFPAGFNMGEDANDSIILETSLLATKGALIDVEQREKALRLYED